One genomic region from Ammospiza caudacuta isolate bAmmCau1 chromosome 1, bAmmCau1.pri, whole genome shotgun sequence encodes:
- the CCK gene encoding cholecystokinin produces the protein MSSGLCICVFLAVLSVSSLGQHALGSRGGNAAPAELEQSLAEQQRRSRAPAAGPLKPLQRLEVSADQRASIGALLAKYLQQARKGSTGRFSVMGNRVQSIDPTHRINDRDYMGWMDFGRRSAEEYEYSS, from the exons ATGTCCAGCGGGCTGTGCATCTGCGTGTTCCTCGCCGTGCTCTCGGTGAGCTCGCTGGGCCAGCACGCTCTGGGCTCGCGCGGTGGGAATGCCGCGCCTGccgagctggagcagagcctggccgAGCAGCAGCGGCGCTCCCGCGCTCCGGCCGCCGGGCCCCTGAAACCCCTGCAGCGCCTGGAGGTCAGCGCGGACCAGCGAGCCAGCATCGGCGCCCTGCTGGCCAAGTACCTCCAGCAAGCCAGAAAAG GTTCCACTGGAAGATTCTCAGTGATGGGAAACAGGGTACAGAGCATTGATCCCACTCACAGGATAAATGACAGAGACTACATGGGCTGGATGGATTTTGGACGCCGCAGTGCTGAAGAATACGAGTATTCTTCCTGA